In Procambarus clarkii isolate CNS0578487 chromosome 36, FALCON_Pclarkii_2.0, whole genome shotgun sequence, one DNA window encodes the following:
- the LOC138371694 gene encoding hornerin-like — protein sequence MGCHTTNSGMGCHTTNSGMGCHTTNSGMGCHTTNSGMGCHTTNSGMGCHTTNSGMGCHTTNSEMGCHTTNSEMGCHTTNSEMGCHTTHSEMGCHTTNSEMGCHTTNSEMGCHTTHSEMGCHTTNSEMGCHTTNSEMGCHTTHSEMGCHTTNSEMGCHTTHSEMGCHTTHSEMGCHTTNSEMGCHTINSGMGCHTTNSEMGCHTTNSEMGCHTTNSEMGCHTTNSEMGCHTINSEMGCHTINSEMGCHTTNSEMGCHTTNSEMGCHTINSEMGCHTTNSEMGCHTTNSEMGCHTTNSEMGCHTTNSEMGCHTTNSEMGCHTTHSEMGCHTTNSGMGCHTTNSGMGCHTTHSGMGCHTTNSGMGCHTTHSGMGCHTTNSGMGCHTTNSGMGCHTTNSGMGCHTTHSGMGCHTTNSGMGCHTTHSGMGCHTTNSGMGCHTTHSGMGCHTTNSGMGCHTTNSGMGCHTTISGMGCHTTHSGMGCHTTNSGMGCHTTHSEMGCHTTNSGMGCHTTHSEMGCHTTNSEMGCHTTHSEMGCHTTNSGMGCHTTHSEMGCHTTNSEMGCYTTNSEMGCHTTNSGMGCHTTNSGMGCHTTNSGMGCHTTNSEMGCHTTNSGMGCHTTNSEMGCHTTNSGMGCHTTNSGMGCHTTHSEMGCHTAYTLWPNNCVICMKFVTY from the coding sequence ATGGGTTGCCACACTACCAACTCAGGAATGGGTTGCCACACCACCAACTCAGGAATGGGTTGCCACACTACCAACTCAGGAATGGGTTGCCACACTACCAACTCAGGAATGGGTTGCCACACAACCAACTCAGGAATGGGTTGCCACACTACCAACTCAGGAATGGGTTGCCACACTACCAACTCAGAAATGGGTTGCCACACCACCAACTCAGAAATGGGTTGCCACACTACCAACTCAGAAATGGGTTGCCACACTACTCACTCAGAAATGGGTTGCCACACCACCAACTCAGAAATGGGTTGCCACACTACCAACTCAGAAATGGGTTGCCACACTACTCACTCAGAAATGGGTTGCCACACCACCAACTCAGAAATGGGTTGCCACACAACCAACTCAGAAATGGGTTGCCACACTACTCACTCAGAAATGGGTTGCCACACCACCAACTCAGAAATGGGTTGCCACACTACTCACTCAGAAATGGGTTGCCACACTACTCACTCAGAAATGGGTTGCCACACCACCAACTCAGAAATGGGTTGCCACACTATCAACTCAGGAATGGGTTGCCACACTACCAACTCAGAAATGGGTTGCCACACCACCAACTCAGAAATGGGTTGCCACACTACCAACTCAGAAATGGGTTGCCACACTACCAACTCAGAAATGGGTTGCCACACTATCAACTCAGAAATGGGTTGCCACACTATCAACTCAGAAATGGGTTGCCACACTACCAACTCAGAAATGGGTTGCCACACTACCAACTCAGAAATGGGTTGCCACACTATCAACTCAGAAATGGGTTGCCACACCACCAACTCAGAAATGGGTTGCCACACTACCAACTCAGAAATGGGTTGCCACACTACCAACTCAGAAATGGGTTGCCACACTACCAACTCAGAAATGGGTTGCCACACCACCAACTCAGAAATGGGTTGCCACACTACTCACTCAGAAATGGGTTGCCACACTACCAACTCAGGAATGGGTTGCCACACTACCAACTCAGGAATGGGTTGCCACACTACTCACTCAGGAATGGGTTGCCACACTACCAACTCAGGAATGGGTTGCCACACTACTCACTCAGGAATGGGTTGCCACACCACCAACTCAGGAATGGGTTGCCACACTACCAACTCAGGAATGGGTTGCCACACTACCAACTCAGGAATGGGTTGCCACACTACTCACTCAGGAATGGGTTGCCACACTACCAACTCAGGAATGGGTTGCCACACTACTCACTCAGGAATGGGTTGCCACACCACCAACTCAGGAATGGGTTGCCACACTACTCACTCAGGAATGGGTTGCCACACCACCAACTCAGGAATGGGTTGCCACACCACCAACTCAGGAATGGGTTGCCACACCACCATCTCAGGAATGGGTTGCCACACTACTCACTCAGGAATGGGTTGCCACACTACCAACTCAGGAATGGGTTGCCACACTACTCACTCAGAAATGGGTTGCCACACAACCAACTCAGGAATGGGTTGCCACACTACTCACTCAGAAATGGGTTGCCACACCACCAACTCAGAAATGGGTTGCCACACTACTCACTCAGAAATGGGTTGCCACACAACCAACTCAGGAATGGGTTGCCACACTACTCACTCAGAAATGGGTTGCCACACAACCAACTCAGAAATGGGTTGCTACACCACCAACTCAGAAATGGGTTGCCACACAACCAACTCAGGAATGGGTTGCCACACTACCAACTCAGGAATGGGTTGCCACACTACCAACTCAGGAATGGGTTGCCACACAACCAACTCAGAAATGGGTTGCCACACAACCAACTCAGGAATGGGTTGCCACACAACCAACTCAGAAATGGGTTGCCACACAACCAACTCAGGAATGGGTTGCCACACAACCAACTCAGGAATGGGTTGCCACACTACTCACTCAGAAATGGGTTGCCACACTGCCTACACTTTATGGCCAAACAACTGCGTGATATGTATGAAATTCGTAACATACTGA